From a single Solenopsis invicta isolate M01_SB chromosome 6, UNIL_Sinv_3.0, whole genome shotgun sequence genomic region:
- the LOC120358028 gene encoding uncharacterized protein LOC120358028 has protein sequence MNTLKDAMKEMEGSQCGTSSAEAAEGVADGAHLGSGSATAVGSGTQAEAVGADGARPGSGGATATVLEKDSAPAAGPLGKRNRSGAEKRRAKRERERSQCGTSSDTVTRLVTTPREREGHASSKRRQGSTDTPPSAEGPAKKHRAQHTGTYAEAADPLTSVIIPEGYPEEEITAERLALLKLAVSRAISGKDPFHASAVPSLKEGPR, from the coding sequence ATGAACACTCTCAAAGATGCAATGAAGGAGATGGAGGGCTCGCAGTGCGGGACCTCCAGTGCGGAGGCGGCGGAGGGGGTTGCGGACGGGGCTCATCTGGGCTCTGGAAGCGCCACCGCCGTCGGCTCCGGCACACAGGCGGAGGCGGTGGGTGCAGATGGGGCTCGTCCGGGCTCCGGAggcgccaccgccaccgtctTAGAGAAAGACTCCGCGCCAGCGGCGGGCCCTCTTGGCAAGAGGAACCGCTCTGGTGCGGAGAAAAGGAGGGCCAAACGGGAACGAGAAAGGTCTCAGTGCGGGACCTCCTCGGACACCGTGACCCGCCTAGTAACAACgccgagggagagggaggggcacGCCAGCAGCAAACGCCGGCAGGGCTCCACGGATACTCCCCCTTCGGCGGAAGGACCCGCTAAGAAGCATAGGGCTCAACATACTGGGACCTACGCCGAGGCGGCGGACCCTTTAACAAGTGTTATCATCCCCGAGGGTTATCCCGAGGAGGAAATTACTGCTGAGCGGCTGGCTCTTTTGAAGCTGGCCGTCAGCAGGGCAATCAGTGGGAAGGACCCATTCCATGCTTCCGCCGTACCTTCCTTAAAGGAGGGGCCGCGGTAG
- the LOC120358029 gene encoding uncharacterized protein LOC120358029, producing the protein MTFTQINLHHSKGASAILSRKQAAVHTAILLIQESWLVRGRISGVAACGRLFKPPTAEKPRVCVAVKGVDARLIPHLCFRDAVELDVADSLGSRRVVVCSATDTNDRGRRLLEFLASTDLEILSRGNEPIFCTAARGEVTTFRDPRRTDWDSYRVDLKCHLEGFPRRHGTEEELELCVDHLQRALVESYERNCPERAVKNSRGNSWWSPKLQELRNYRDSVVKAQKKSWKEFCESVEGVPETARLCRILARNPDAVLDSISLPDGTMVTRERCLVHLLEASFPGFRREHGELFAHDAEGSRRPRKADWGLAASIVKPGKVRWAINTFKPFKSAGPDQVFPALLQEGLELVVGPLTRTLRACLALGHTPSAWKLASGIHPKSGKSELLLY; encoded by the exons ATGACCTTTACTCAAATCAACTTGCACCACAGCAAAGGGGCCTCGGCGATTCTGTCGAGGAAACAAGCTGCGGTGCACACAGCCATTTTACTGATACAAGAGTCTTGGCTTGTCCGGGGCCGTATCAGTGGCGTAGCAGCATGCGGGAGGTTATTTAAGCCTCCAACAGCCGAAAAGCCCAGAGTCTGCGTAGCGGTGAAGGGCGTTGACGCTCGACTAATCCCGCATTTATGTTTCAGAGATGCGGTCGAGCTCGATGTCGCTGATTCCTTGGGAAGCAGGAGGGTGGTGGTGTGCTCCGC CACGGACACCAACGATAGAGGTAGGAGGCTGTTAGAATTTCTAGCGTCGACGGACCTGGAGATTCTCAGCAGAGGTAACGAGCCCATCTTTTGCACGGCG GCCAGAGGTGAGGTGACGACGTTCAGGGACCCCAGAAGGACCGATTGGGACTCCTATCGGGTGGACTTGAAATGCCATCTCGAAGGCTTCCCAAGGAGGCACGGGACCGAGGAGGAACTGGAGCTCTGCGTGGATCATCTGCAGAGGGCTCTGGTGGAGAGCTATGAAAGGAACTGCCCAGAAAGGGCGGTTAAGAATTCCAGGGGCAACTCCTGGTGGAGTCCCAAGCTGCAGGAGCTCAGAA ACTACAGAGACTCTGTGGTAAAGGCACAGAAAAAGAGCTGGAAAGAGTTCTGCGAGTCGGTAGAGGGCGTGCCCGAGACCGCAAGACTATGCAGGATTCTAGCCAGAAACCCAGACGCCGTCCTGGACTCCATTAGTCTCCCTGATGGGACAATGGTGACCAGGGAGCGATGTCTGGTGCACCTGCTGGAGGCCAGCTTTCCGGGCTTTCGCAGGGAGCACGGTGAACTGTTCGCCCATGATGCGGAGGGCTCGCGCAGGCCTCGCAAGGCGGACTGGGGATTAGCGGCCAGCATTGTCAAGCCCGGAAAAGTGAGATGGGCGATAAACACCTTCAAACCCTTTAAGTCGGCGGGACCAGATCAAGTATTTCCGGCTCTTCTACAGGAGGGGCTGGAGCTGGTCGTGGGACCTCTGACAAGGACTTTGAGGGCATGTTTGGCTCTGGGCCATACGCCTAGCGCATGGAAACTAGCGAGTGGTATTCATCCCAAAAGCGGGAAGAGTGAGCTACTCCTCTACTAA